Below is a window of Impatiens glandulifera chromosome 2, dImpGla2.1, whole genome shotgun sequence DNA.
actcaagaccagaaaggtcacgtatgtatgcatcaagcttttcaccatcttcaaaattctcaatagtctgatcttcaaggaataccacatcccggcttctcaaaaccttcttatcaactgggtcataacactTGTATCctcacttttcatcaccataccccaaaaatatgcattgtctagtttttgcatctagcttagacctctcatcttttggaacatgcacaaaagctctgcaacaaaaaaacacgtaaatagtcataattaacatatttacctgaccagacgctttttgcacacttattattcaatggctttgagggagaacggttgatcacatatattgcagtgctcatggcttcagcccagaaatgcttagccaacctggcatgggagagcatactcctcatccgttccaacattgttctgttcatcctctctgccacaccattttgttgtggagtcttgggcacagtctgttcatgtcgaataccctgctctttgcaataatcatcaaatgagcctatgtactctcccccattatctgaccgcaccctcatcagttttcttcttgtctctctttcaaccagcttgtgaaagaactcaaaccttgctgcaacctcatccttggactttatagcataagcccaaaccttcctagatgcatcgtctatgaaggttacaaaataggaagcaccgcctatggatttaatcttcatagaaccacaaacatctgtatggaccaattcaaggacattctttttcagttcaacttttgacttactgaaggagactctgttctgcttacccttcaagcaatgctcacaattttcaagatgagcatccttgagattcagcaactcattcctcttaatcaaaacattcagccccttttcactaatgtgacctaatctcttgtgccacaactcagaggatgactccattaaaacagaatatgccgcatcatagacaattttcaaatttgtcttgtataaggaacaacatttcttacctcgtgcaataaccaatgaacccttgcttagcttccatgctccaccactgaaaatATTATGGTATCCTCCACcatcgagcttacctgctgaaatcaaattcattctcaaatcaggaacatgtcttacatctctcaatgtcaggaagCAGCCCATGTTTGTCTCAATTATAACATCAcccagaccaactatcttggacacaccactgttacccatgcgaacctcaccataatcaccagctttgtaggactggaagtaacctttgtgtgaAGTTATATagaatgaggcacctgtgtcaacaatccatgctgtttcatttgaagatgtgctaagacaggagtcttgacagttagaagcatatgttagttcaccatctgaagcataagcagatgtatctgcactttgttctttcttttctctaggcttcactgtacccttcgctttatcatttttaaatttccagcactcatttttccagtgacccattttgccacagtaatggcaagcaccatccttctttggagctctagacttgcttctagactttcccctgctcgaaccacttctattatcttttgatcttcctctatcagccaccaacatatcagacttagagggtttatccccctttcgattctcctcatcaagtaaggaactggtgacaaattccatgttgactttaccatttagtgctgagttgctgagagtgataataagtgtctcccaacttgcaggcaaagatccaagaactaaaagtgcttgcacctcatcatcaaagtttatcttcatactactcagctgattcaaaatattttgaaattcattcaagtgctctgcaattgatttattatcaatgtacttcagattcaccagccttcgtaccagtgctgctttattctctactgacctcccagcatagagagcttcaagtttgctccacacaccatacgctgtagtctcattctcaacatggtgcacaacatttacaccaactcaggaacgaataaagctgcaggcctttctatctatctttttccaatcagcctcttttgtagtctcaggtctaacaccctcattttcaattgcttcattcaaatcatctgaaactaacagatcactgatcatcagtttccattgcatgtagtttgtaccattcagactcaccatataaggtctagatttccccattattactgccttaacaactgacaaaaacacCAGCAAAGAAAGCagttgatctcttctatgaatttcgccaaataaccagcagagcactctgctccaatgttaaaacagataaccaattaatactgctctaataccactgttgggttttgcaacagcaaaactatggatcttcttagaaatcaaaacctgtagcaaatcagattccaaatcgtctatgacgataaacagattaccaagaactgaaatagcacaaagcaataaacgacaacacaatatacgtggttcggtcaaaatcgacctacgtccacgggagggataagtttcactaaatcaaacaaatgtcaatagtagaaacttacatgccctgctctcaaatgaaaagaagtgattacactaggaatgattggactactccacaatcaaaaagctcccccaatctctcactctggatcagccaaagaacaagaagaagaagaaggaaaccagaaaactctaaatctgtaattcactctctctctatttgcactgttctgttatgagaaaatacccaaaaaaagtatttatactctaactcGTTTTCATAAGAGAAAACCCTGActcgtttacccggaatttaaaacccgcccgcaatggcaaggaacatcaacaatatatatatataatgatgcttaatttttaaagtgtatggattgtcgggttgagagctgtggttaatttggatatatgtgagagtaaatggatacttgggtcggattgtgagttgacccgcccataaaaattttaccgtaatattttttcacggttttttatattattactcgtgcaatgcacaggatacatgctagtttaatAAATGTTGTGTTAACTAACGTTATCTTTTgatattattgaataaatatcACATTAATTAGATTgattctaatatatttgtaagaagcatttttaattattaatgttattagtttttgttaagtttgttGTAAAGAAGTTGAAATAATGAATATGGATAAAGAACTAAAATCATGTTTATACCCACATTGTTGACTATAAAATTCTACCAGTTTCATTAAAATCctttaaatttaacaatcacTCATTTACTagacttatttttttcaattatcaatctaaagtcattttaacaaattcATTAAAACAATCCAAAAATTATAGTagattatacaaatattataaaacttgtataaattttgtaaactgatatatttattttcataaactGAATTGAACTTGATACATTgtagatttattttaaacttatgaATATAATTTACACAAATTCAAAAtccatcaaattattttataatacaaataataaaaaaattacaaaagaaaagaagaaggtttaatcttcttcttcttttccttgTAAATTACAATTATAAGATTTCTAAAAACACAATTCCAATTCTACCAGttcaaacataaattaataaaaggaaATTAGAGATCCATAAATGACAATCAATCATAAGAACtctcagaatcagaaatctgcATCTCTTATGTTTCTCTGCTAATCTCCCCCacaaaaaagaaaatcataGCATCTGCTACTTAAAGTTGAATGCAAATTGCTAACCACAGGGGTTTCACTCTAGTCTAAGGCAGGCAGGTCATATTTGACATGGCCAAGATACAGACCACAAGAGGGAGCCATCGGTCTGGCTGCAGTAACCGTCTTTGCTTCCAATATTCGTTCAACTGAAACATATTATCATAATTGTTATAATCATTTTCCAATTCTCTTTTACTTTTCCTACTCTAAATGTTCTATACGCGAAGAAGGAGATTCACATACCATCCGAATTTGTCACTTCTCCAGTGCCCGCACACTTGAGAACCCCCACCAATAATCTTACCTGAGAGTTCAGAGTATGGGCGGTTACTTACTTAGATTGACCAATAAATGACAACTTTATAACATAAAGAACCAGCTTAATTTAAACCACCAAAactgaaagaaagaaaaaagaaacacaaaCCTGGTGATAAAGAAAAGATCGAGCCCTTGCTGTCACCACATAGCAACGATGTCTTTTCCTTATTCCAAATACTGGGTTGGATTCAACATTTGTGTTATGAGCTATAATAATGTCAGAATTCGATTTATTGGTGGAGACTGCACCACCCGAATCATCCTTTAACCAACCCGCATCTCTCTCCATGCTTGAAGGAAAATAAGGTGTTGAAAATACTTCAGTTACACTAAGTTCATCCAGAGATCGAATAGGTGACTTGGCCTGTAATAAAACATCATCcaggaattttttttattatttgtttcattCATATACAAGTATATGTGGTATTTTATAGAAAAACATCTACCAACCTGGCAGGCTGCTGCTCTGAAGGAGCTAAAATCATGACATCCAGCAAGGATCTTGCAAGCTCTCTGGAGAGTGGAGAATATGAGTTAGTAAATACTTATACTCATGatgaaatcaaatttatttatttagtggcaagattaaatataaataacctgCATAGCCATAATATCAAGCTCCTCAGACACATGCCAAGCTTGATTCCTCTCAAGCACTGACAAGGGCTCAGGCCCAGATAGCAAACGATAGAAGTACCTATAAGAAATATGTACCAGATTCAATTTTCTGCAGGATAGCCATGAAAAATTATTTCGTGAAACCCacttgggccttgtttgatgaagggttaccCTTATCTCATCataaatcaaaatactaaattacccttactttattttttataacattttaaatattaaataaaatatatattttagtaatttaacccaaataatccactttttcatcaaacaagtgttttttttcaaaaacatttggtTGTTTcagaaaaaagaagagaaaaactACATCAACAAACTCttgattcaagttgtacaataTAAAATTCTTGCCTATATCAACATCAATATGTTGTTTCTAATCAGAATCTGCTTCGAGACTCACTTACCAAGTGGGCACTATACTAAGGAGCTTAATAGAAGCTCAAAATATATGTCTACTGAGAACtgtttaaatatatagataCCTACGTTCTCTCTTGAGCTTTATATCTAGCATGAAAATCAGGTGGAACACATCGGACATCTATCACAGAAATATCTCCCTCTTTCTTCTGTCATCAGATAAGAGAATGATCAAAATTCTTCTTTT
It encodes the following:
- the LOC124925811 gene encoding tRNA pseudouridine synthase A — protein: MTNDQPSLRLHGNPTHSLEQQSESLGRPTKLAKIENQVSVQKTEVKQGNEVTVEEEEEDRETIIGEETMNRNPGAQRYLVAIEYIGTRFAGAQKQPRDRTVVGVLEEAFGKFVGKPVSIYCSSRTDAGVHALSNVCHIDVERVSKRRPGEVLPPHEPDVVKRAVNHFLQKKEGDISVIDVRCVPPDFHARYKAQERTYFYRLLSGPEPLSVLERNQAWHVSEELDIMAMQRACKILAGCHDFSSFRAAACQAKSPIRSLDELSVTEVFSTPYFPSSMERDAGWLKDDSGGAVSTNKSNSDIIIAHNTNVESNPVFGIRKRHRCYVVTARARSFLYHQVRLLVGVLKCAGTGEVTNSDVERILEAKTVTAARPMAPSCGLYLGHVKYDLPALD